A single region of the Camelus ferus isolate YT-003-E chromosome 2, BCGSAC_Cfer_1.0, whole genome shotgun sequence genome encodes:
- the LETM1 gene encoding mitochondrial proton/calcium exchanger protein isoform X5, translated as MEFLLPVAVKLFPNMLPSTFETQSSKEERLKKELRVKLELAKFLQDTIEEMALKNKAAKGSATKDFSAFFQKIRETGERPSNEEIMRFSKLFEDELTLDNLTRPQLVALCKLLELQSIGTNNFLRFQLTMRLRSIKADDKLIAEEGVDSLNVKELQAACRARGMRALGVTEDRLQEQLKQWLELHLHQEIPTSLLILSRAMYLPDTLSPADQLKSTLQTLPEIVAKEAQVKVAAVEGEQVDNKAKLEATLREEEALRQEHQERELQRLSQAAKEAEPEVMAEAASGRPGAELQPEVPDVILPSEALKDTAPILEGLKEEEITQEEIDILSDACSKLKEQKKSLTKEKEELELLKEDVQDYSEDLQEIKKELSKTGKEIYVEESKASKRLTRRVQQMIGQIDSLLLRLEADQRAGKLSPASEGAAAGETVISIAELISAMKQIKHIPEGKLMSLASALDENKDGKVNIDDLVKVIELVDKEDIHISTSQVAEIVAMLEKEEKVEEKEKAKEKAEKEAEKEAAEVKN; from the exons ATGGAGTTCCTGCTGCCTGTCGCCGTGAAGCTCTTCCCCAACATGTTACCGTCCACCTTCGAGACCCAGTCGAGTAAG GAGGAGCGGCTGAAGAAGGAGCTGCGGGTCAAGCTGGAGCTGGCCAAGTTTCTTCAGGACACCATCGAGGAGATGGCCTTGAAGAACAAGGCAGCCAAGGGGAGTGCCACCAAAGACTTCTCTGCATTTTTCCAGAAG ATCCGAGAGACAGGGGAGAGACCCAGCAACGAGGAGATCATGCGTTTTTCCAAACTGTTTGAGGACGAGCTGACCCTGGACAACCTCACACGGCCGCAGCTGGTGGCGCTGTGCAAGCTGCTGGAGCTGCAGTCCATCGGCACCAACAACTTCCTGCGCTTCCAGCTCACCATGCGGCTGCGCTCCATCAAGGCCGACGACAAG CTGATCGCTGAGGAGGGAGTGGACAGCCTCAACGTCAAGGAGCTGCAGGCAGCATGTCGGGCACGAGGCATGCGGGCCCTGGGTGTCACGGAGGACCGTCTGCAGGAGCAGCTGAAGCAG TGGCTGGAGCTGCACCTGCACCAGGAGATTCCGACATCCCTGCTCATCCTGTCCCGGGCCATGTACCTTCCCGACACCCTCTCACCTGCCGACCAACTCAAGTCCACACTGCAGACCCTCCCAGAGATTGTG gcAAAGGAAGCCCAGGTGAAAGTGGCCGCGGTGGAGGGCGAGCAGGTGGACAACAAGGCAAAGCTGGAGGCCACGCTGCGGGAGGAGGAGGCCCTCCGGCAGGAGCACCAGGAGAGGGAGCTGCAGAGGCTCTCCCAGGCCGCG AAGGAAGCGGAGCCCGAAGTGATGGCAGAAGCTGCCTCGGGGAGGCCCGGGGCTGAGCTGCAGCCAGAAGTGCCTGATGTGATCTTGCCATCAGAGGCCCTGAAGGACACCGCCCCCATCCTGGAAGGCCTGAAG gaagaggaaataacTCAGGAGGAAATTGACATACTCAGTGACGCCTGCTCAAAACTGAAGGAGCAGAAGAAATCCCtgacaaaggagaaggaagagctggagCTGCTGAAGGAGGACGTCCAGGACTACAGTGAG GACTTGCAGGAGATCAAGAAGGAACTTTCAAAGACTGGCAAAGAGATATATGTGGAAGAGTCTAAGGCCAGCAAGAGGCTGACAAGGAGGGTGCAGCAGATGATCGGCCAGATCGACAGCCTGCTCTTGCGGCTGGAGGCCGACCAGAGGGCTGGCAAGCTGAGCCCAGCCTCCGAGGGCGCAGCTGCGGG GGAGACGGTCATCAGCATCGCTGAGCTCATTAGTGCCATGAAGCAGATCAAGCACATTCCAGAAGGCAAGCTCATGAGCTTGGCCTCAGCGCTGGATGAGAACAAGGATGGCAAGGTCAACATCGACGACCTGGTCAAG GTGATTGAGCTGGTGGATAAAGAGGACATTCACATCTCCACCAGCCAGGTGGCCGAGATTGTGGCCAtgctggagaaggaggagaaggtagaggagaagga